Sequence from the Pontibacter pudoricolor genome:
TATCTACCGCTTCTCTATTGATCTGACGGAAATTGGCTAGTTCATCTTTTTCAAAACCTTCCTTGGGATAAACATTAATTATATTAGTAGCTAAATCTTTAGGATAAGGATGAAATCTACCTCTATACCTACCGTGAGAAACACATATTGCAGAGGAAGCAGTAGCTGCTGCAATATGAACAGCACTTGTCTCATTTGATATAAGCAGATCAGCACTAGCAATAATATTTATTAACTGTGGAAGATCTAATAAACCTGTTAAATCAAGAACTTTAACATTTTGGTTAATATTTTTTATAATATTTTCAGCTATAAACTTCTCACTTTTAGAGCCAGTAATTACAAATTTTATAGAACTATTAATTTGATCTTGTATAGAGTTAACTGTTAATGCAAAATATAATGCACTCCAGCGCCTAAAAGCCTCACCCGCTCCAGGCACAATAACAATTGTTATTACCTGATCTTCTCTTTTAAAATCAACAGGTAAAGATAATATAGGCATTTGTTCTGAAGATCCAGTTAGTTTTTCGAAGAACTCTCTATTTCTATTAAACTCAAATTCATCAGTATCAGAAACTTTAATAAGTTTATCGTAGAACTTAGAGGATCTCTTATATTTTTCAAAAGTTTCAAAATTTATACTATCCCCTTCACTACCAATAACCTTTTTACCACCAATACTGGATATAAATTCATCAAATTCCCATCTCCTTGAATGCATAGGATTTATTATTAAATCATAGCTTTTTAATTTAAGTTTTAATAACAGCTTAAATTTCTTTAGATGATTATGATAAA
This genomic interval carries:
- a CDS encoding glycosyltransferase family 9 protein produces the protein MLAKIKKSIWYLIFLIVRKIVLPFNSNRILIVRLDAIGDYILFRNYLHFLKNQPQYKNRTITLLGNSSVRTLSESYDFSVIDHFIWINPSLLYHNHLKKFKLLLKLKLKSYDLIINPMHSRRWEFDEFISSIGGKKVIGSEGDSINFETFEKYKRSSKFYDKLIKVSDTDEFEFNRNREFFEKLTGSSEQMPILSLPVDFKREDQVITIVIVPGAGEAFRRWSALYFALTVNSIQDQINSSIKFVITGSKSEKFIAENIIKNINQNVKVLDLTGLLDLPQLINIIASADLLISNETSAVHIAAATASSAICVSHGRYRGRFHPYPKDLATNIINVYPKEGFEKDELANFRQINREAVDIVVNKALELLI